A region of Pan troglodytes isolate AG18354 chromosome 23, NHGRI_mPanTro3-v2.0_pri, whole genome shotgun sequence DNA encodes the following proteins:
- the LOC129138470 gene encoding MAM and LDL-receptor class A domain-containing protein 1-like — protein sequence MCEWTSEASAGQISWMRTKAREIPAFESTPQQDQGGDDEGYYVWVGAKHAFTLNHLDSRAYLNSSVCHCLGKSCHLQFYYAMESSVLRVRLYNNKEEEIFWTYNISTHSQWVKADVLIPEDLKTFKIIFEGTL from the exons ATGTGTGAGTGGACGTCAGAAGCATCTGCTGGCCAAATTTCCTGGATGCGCACAAAAGCGAGAGAGATCCCTGCATTCGAATCCACACCTCAGCAGGATCAAGGAGGTGATgatgaag gtTATTATGTATGGGTAGGCGCTAAGCATGCTTTCACTCTTAACCATTTAGACAGCAGGGCTTACCTAAATAGCTCTGTGTGTCATTGCCTGGGCAAGAGCTGTCATCTTCAATTCTATTATGCAATGGAAAGCAGTGTCCTGAGAGTAAGACTGTATAATAATAAG gaagaagaaatattttggacaTACAACATATCAACTCACAGCCAATGGGTGAAAGCAGATGTGTTAATACCAGAAGATCTGAAGACATTTaag